CTGGGCGCCGGGGTGAAAGCGGTCGATTGGCCACCAGAGATGATGCGCGAAGTCAGTTACGGTCCGATAGCCGCGATTGGCGAGGGTGCCCGGCGTACCTGGACCATGAGTGTATTGACCCTCGATTCGCTCAAGAAAATGTTGTTCGGCGAGCTCTCGGTAAAAAACTTGAGTGGACCGATAACCATTGCTAAAGTGGCGGGCGCTTCTGCCCAGTCGGGCGCCGCTGATTTCCTGAATTTCCTTGCTTATCTGAGTATTAGCCTGGGTGTTCTGAATTTGTTGCCCATTCCTGTACTGGATGGGGGGCATTTGTTGTTTTATCTGATCGAGTGGGCGCGTGGTCGTCCCTTGTCGGATCGGGTGCAAGGTTGGGGGATACAGATCGGCATCAGTTTGGTGGTCGGGGTGATGTTGCTTGCTCTGGTCAATGATCTGGGTCGACTGTAACGCTTCGCTGAATTGCGAATCTGCCGCATTTTGCGGCAGTTTTTATTGCCAGTTGGAATAAGAAAGGACTTCATGAAACGTCTGCTGCTAACTGCGGTTCTCACCGTATTGATGATCGCCGAAGTTCACGCCGAGTCCTTCACTATCTCTGATATTCGCGTCAATGGCCTCCAGCGGGTCTCCGCGGGTAGCGTCTTTGGTGCCTTGCCGTTGAACGTCGGCGAACAGGCGGATGATCGTCGCCTGGTGGAATCCACTCGTGCGCTGTTCAAAACCGGGTTCTTTCAAGATATCCAGCTGGGTCGCGATGGCAACGTCCTCGTCATCACTGTAGTCGAGCGACCGTCGGTCGCCAGTATCGAGATCGAAGGCAACAAGGCGATCTCCACCGAAGACCTGATGAAAGGCCTCAAACAATCCGGTCTGGCCGAAGGCGAGATCTTCCAGCGCGCCACCCTTGAGGGTGTGCGTAACGAGCTGCAGCGTCAATATGTCGCTCAGGGCCGATACTCGGCCACCGTCGATACCGAAGTGGTGCCGCAGCCGCGTAACCGCGTGGGCCTGAAGGTCAACATCAACGAAGGCACCGTTGCAGCTATCCAGCACATCAACGTGGTGGGTAACACGGTCTTCCCTGATGAAGACCTGATCGACCTGTTCGAGCTCAAGACCACCAACTGGCTGTCGTTCTTCAAGAACGATGACAAATACGCTCGTGAAAAACTCTCCGGTGACCTGGAGCGTCTGCGTTCCTACTATCTGGATCGCGGCTATATCAATATGGATATCGCTTCGACCCAGGTGTCCATCACCCCGGACAAGAAACACGTCTACATCACCGTCAACGTCAACGAAGGCGAGAAGTACACCGTTCGTGACGTCAAGCTCAGCGGTGACCTGAAAGTGCCTGAAGACCAGGTCAAGTCCCTGCTGCTGGTTCAAAAAGGCCAGGTGTTCTCGCGCAAGCTGATGACCACCACGTCCGAACTGATTACCCGTCGCCTGGGTAACGAGGGTTACACCTTCGCCAACGTCAACGGCGTGCCTCAGCCTCACGATGACGACCACACGGTCGACATCACGTTCGCTGTCGATCCGGGCAAGCGTGCATACGTGAACCGCATCAACTTCCGTGGCAACACCAAGTCCGAAGACGAAGTGCTGCGCCGTGAAATGCGTCAGATGGAAGGCGGTTGGGCTTCGACTTACCTGATCGATCAATCCAAGACGCGCCTGGAACGTCTGGGCTTCTTCAAGGAAGTCAACGTCGAGACGCCGGCCGTACCGGGTGTCGATGACCAGGTTGATGTGAACTACAGCGTTGAAGAACAGGCCTCCGGCTCGATTACCGCGAGCGTCGGTTTCGCCCAGAGTGCCGGTCTGATCCTCGGTGGTTCGATCACCCAGAACAACTTCCTGGGTACCGGTAACAAGGTCAGCATCGGTTTGACTCGTAGTGAATACCAGAGCCGCTATAACTTCGGTTATGTCGACCCCTACTGGACTGCTGATGGTGTGAGCCTGGGTTACAACGCTTTCTATCGCACCACAGACTATGACGACCTCGATGTCGACGTGGCCAGCTATGCCGTAGACAGCCTGGGTGCGGGCGTGAGCGTCGGCTACCCGATCAGCGAGACTTCGCGCCTGACCTTCGGCCTGACCGCGCAACAGGACGATATCAAGACCGGCCAGTACACCGTTGACGAGATTTTCGACTTCGTTAACCGCGAGGGCGACAGCTACCTGAACTTCAAGGCTTCGGCCGGTTGGTCCGAGTCCACCCTGAACAAAGGCGTGCTGGCGACCCGTGGTCGTTCTCAGAGCCTGACTCTGGAAACCACCACCCCTGGCAGCGACTTGTCGTTCTTCAAGCTCGATTACCGTGGCCAGCTGTTCCAGCCATTGTCCGAAAACTACACCATGCGTCTGCACACCGAGCTGGGCTATGGCGATGGTTACGGTTCGACCGATGGCTTGCCGTTCTATGAAAACTATTACGCCGGTGGTTTCAACTCGGTGCGTGGCTTCAAGGACAGTACTCTGGGGCCTCGCAGTACACCAAGTACCGGTAAAAACCCGGGGACGTCGGTCGACCCGGACCAGGATCCACTGCCATTCGGTGGTAATGTCCTGATCCAGGGCGGTGTTGAGGTTCTGTTCCCTCTGCCGTTCGTCAAGGATCAGCGCTCCCTGCGTACTTCGGTATTCTGGGACGTGGGTAACGTGTTCGACTCGACGTGCAAAGAGACCAGGAACGCTGACGGTTCGAAGTCCAATACGCAGTGCAACGACATCAGCCTGAGCAACATGGCCAGCTCCGTCGGTGTCGGCGTGACCTGGGTTACCGCACTGGGTCCTTTGAGCTTCGCGTTGGCCATGCCGATCAAGAAACCGGATGACGCTGAGACTCAAGTGTTCCAATTCTCCCTCGGCCAGACGTTCTAAGCGTCTGACCCAAGATAACGACAATGGATTTTGTAGGAGTGCATCGTGCGTAAGTTGACTCAATTGGTTCTCCTGGCGACCGTACTGGTAGCAGGTCCGGCTTTTGCCGACATGAAAATCGCCGTGCTGAATTATCAAATGGCATTGCTGGAATCCGACGCGGCGAAAAAATACGCCGTGGATGCCGAGAAAAAATTCGGCCCGCAACTGACCAAGCTCAAGAGCCTGGAAAGCAGCGCCAAGGGTATCCAGGACCGTCTGATGGCCGGCGGCGACAAAATGCAGCAAGGCGAGCGTGAACGCCTGGAACTCGAGTTCAAGCAAAAGGCTCGTGATTTCCAGTTCCAGTCCAAGGAACTGAACGAAGCCAAGGCCGTTGCCGACCGTGAAATGCTGAAACAGCTCAAGCCGAAACTGGACAGCGCTGTGGAAGAAGTCATCAAGAAAGGTGCTTTTGACCTGGTCTTCGAGCGTGGCGCAGTGATTGATGTCAAGCCTCAGTACGACATCACTCGCCAGGTTATCGAGCGCATGAATCAGCTGAAGTAACCCATGACAGCGACTATAAAGCTCGGCCAGTTGGCCGAGTTCCTCGGCGCCACCTTACGTGGCGACCCGAAGAAAGAAATTACTGGGCTAGCCACTTTGCAAGAGGCTGGCCCAGCTCAGTTGAGCTTTCTGGCAAATCCTCAATACCGTAAATACCTGGCTGACAGTCAGGCCGCAGCTGTATTGCTGAAGGCCGCTGACGCTGAAGGTTTTGCCGGTGATGCATTGGTGGTGCCGGATCCGTATCTGGCCTACGCGCGCGTTTCCCACCTGTTCGATCCCAAGCCCAAAGCGCCTGCCGGTATTCATCCGACAGCGGTGGTGGCAGTGGATGCAGTGGTCGACCCGGCGGCGAGCATCGGTGCTTTTGCGGTGATCGAAAGTGCAGCGCGTATTGGCGCAGGTGTGACCGTCGGGGCTCATTGCTTCATCGGTGCGCGCTGCGAAATCGGCGAGGGCGGCTGGTTGGCCCCGCGGGTCACGCTGTATCACGATGTGCGCATCGGCAAACGGGTGGTCATTCAATCCGGTGCCGTGCTCGGCGGTGAAGGCTTCGGTTTTGCCAACGAGAAAGGTATCTGGCAGAAAATCGCCCAGATCGGCGGTGTCTCGATCGGCGATGACGTGGAGATTGGCGTAAATACCGCTATCGATCGCGGCGCACTGGCCGATACCGTAATCGGCAATGGTGTGAAGCTCGACAACCAGATTCAGATCGCGCACAACGTCCAGGTCGGTGACCACACCGCCATGGCCGCGTGTGTGGGGATCTCCGGCAGCACCAAAATCGGCAAGCATTGCATGCTCGCCGGTGGCGTAGGGCTGGTGGGGCATATCGAAATTTGCGACAACGTTTTCCTGACCGGGATGACCATGGTGACCCACTCGATTACCGAGCCGGGTTCCTATTCTTCCGGTACGGCGATGCAACCGGCAGCCGAATGGCGCAAAAGCGCGGCACGAATCCGTCAGCTCGATGACATCGCGCGACGTCTGCGACAGCTGGAAAAGCGTGTAGGGGACGTGACCCCTGACGGTAATGCCTCATCAGATGGCTGATACCATTTCCATATCAAGTGTGCACGGCCGTTAGACTGCCTCCTTGATTTGCTAGAGGGGTGCGCGTCAGTCGCGCGCTCCCAATCTTTACATAGGCTTCCCCCCGAAATGATGGACATCAACGAGATTCGCGAATACCTGCCTCACCGTTACCCGTTCCTGCTAGTGGACCGGGTCGTGGATCTGGATGTGGAAGGCAAGCGCATTCGCGCCTACAAGAATGTCAGCATCAACGAACCGTTCTTCAATGGTCACTTCCCTGCGCATCCAATCATGCCGGGCGTTTTGATCATCGAAGCGATGGCTCAGGCTGCCGGGATCCTTGGTTTCAAAATGCTTGACGTGAAACCTGCCGACGGCACGCTTTATTACTTCGTTGGCTCCGACAAACTGCGCTTCCGTCAGCCCGTGCTGCCGGGCGATCAGTTGATCCTCGAAGCCAAGTTCCTGAGCTGCAAGCGTCAGATCTGGAAGTTCGAGTGCCAGGCTTCGGTCGACGGCAAGCCAGTCTGCTCCGCTGAAATCATTTGCGCGGAACGCAAACTATGAGTTTGATTGACCCTCGCGCAATCATCGATCCGACGGCCATTCTGGCCGACGACGTCGAGGTCGGCCCTTGGTCGATCATCGGCGCAGGTGTGGAAATCGGCGAGGGGACAGTGATCGGGCCGCATGTGATTCTCAAGGGCCCGACCCGAATCGGTAAGCACAACCGCATCTACCAGTTTTCTTCGGTAGGTGAGGACACGCCCGATTTGAAATACAAGGGCGAAGAAACCCGTCTGGTCATCGGTGACCATAACGTTATTCGCGAAGGCGTGACGATTCATCGCGGGACCATTCAGGACCGTTCTGAAACGACCCTGGGCGATCACAACCTGATCATGGCCTATGCCCACATCGGTCACGACAGCGTTATCGGCAATCACTGCATTCTGGTCAACAACACCGCGTTGGCGGGCCATGTGCATGTTGAAGACTGGGCGATCCTGTCCGGTTTTACCTTGGTTCACCAGTATTGCCACATTGGCGCCCACAGCTTTTCCGGCATGGGCACTGCCATTGGCAAGGACGTTCCCGCCTACGTCACGGTATTCGGCAACCCCGCCGAAGCCCGCAGCATGAACTTCGAAGGCCTGCGCCGTCGCGGTTTCAGCGAAGATGCGATCCACGCCCTGCGACGTGCCTACAAGGTGGTTTACCGCCAGGGCCTGACAGTCGAACAGGCGCTCGCCGAGCTGGCCGAACCTTCGCTTCAGTTCCCGGAAGTCGCGGTGTTCCGTGATTCCATCCAGTCTTCGACTCGCGGCATCACCCGTTAACCATGGCCAATCTGCGTATTGCGCTGGTGGCGGGAGAGGCTTCCGGTGACATTCTGGGTGCGGGCCTCATGCGCGCGCTCAAAGCTCAGCACCCGGCGGTCGAGTTCATCGGTGTCGGCGGTCCGCTGATGCAGGCCGAAGGCCTGACCTCGTATTTCCCGATGGAACGCCTTTCTGTCATGGGGCTGGTGGAAGTGCTGGGCCGTTTGCGGGAGCTGTTGGCACGTCGCAAGAAACTGATCGCGGACCTGATCGCCGAGAAGCCGGACGTGTTCATCGGTATCGATGCCCCGGACTTCAACCTCAATATCGAACTCAAGCTGCGTCAGGCCGGGATCAAGACCGTGCATTACGTCAGCCCGTCGGTCTGGGCCTGGCGGCAGAAGCGGGTGCTGAAGATTCGCGAAGGTTGCGACCTGATGCTGACGCTGTTTCCGTTCGAAGCTAAATTTTATGAAGAGAAGGGCGTGCCGGTGCGGTTTGTCGGGCATTCCCTGGCCGATGCGATTCCGCTTGAGGCTGATCGCGCCGCCGCGCGGGCCGAACTGGGTTTGCCGGACGGGCCGCTGGTTGCCTTGATGCCGGGGAGCCGTGGTGGAGAGGTCGGGCGTCTCGGCGCGTTATTTCTCGACACCGCCCAGCGGCTGCGGGCCATGCGTCCCGGCGTACGGTTCGTCTTGCCATGCGCGAGCCCGCAGCGCCGGGCTCAGCTTGAAGAGCTGCTGGTCGGTCGCGATTTACCGCTGACCTTGCTCGAGGGTAAATCCCATCTGGCCCTGGCTGCTTGCGACGCCGTGTTGATCGCTTCGGGCACGGCTACGCTGGAAGCCTTGTTGTACAAGCGGCCAATGGTGGTCGCTTATCGCTTGGCACCGCTGACGTTCTGGATTCTCAAACGGATGGTGAAAAGTCCCTACGTCTCCTTGCCAAATTTGCTGGCCCAGCGCCTGCTGGTGCCGGAGTTGTTGCAGGACGATGCGACGGTCGAAGCCTTGGCCCAGACCCTGTCGCCACTGATCGAAGGTGGCCAGGAGCAGACCCGAGGCTTTGACGAAATCCACCGAACCCTGCGCTTGGACGCCTCCAATCAGGCAGCGGACGCGGTACTGAACCTGATTGGCAGAGCATAATGAGCAAAGCAAGCAAGCAGCTGGGCCTGGATTTTATGCTAGTCGATGAACTTGAAGATCTGGTGGCGGGTGTCGATGAAGTCGGTCGCGGCCCGCTGTGCGGTGCGGTGGTGACGGCGGCGGTGATCCTTGATCCGAGCCGCCCCATCCTGGGCCTCAACGACTCGAAGAAACTCACCGAAGCTCGCCGTGATGCGCTTTATGACGAAATCTGCGAAAAGGCCCTGAGCTGGTATGTCGCTCGCGCTGAAGTAGAAGAAATCGACGAACTGAACATCCTTCACGCCACCATGCTGGCCATGCAGCGTGCCGTCGAGGGGCTGCACATTCAGCCGAAACTGGCGATGATCGACGGCAACCGTTGCCCGAAACTCTCTATGCGCGCCGAAGCGGTAATTCAGGGCGACGGCAAGGTGCCAGCCATTGCCGCGGCATCGATTCTGGCCAAGGTCAGCCGTGATCGAGAAATGGCCGCGTTCGAATTGATTTATCCGGGTTACGGGATCGGAGGCCATAAAGGCTACCCGACGCCCGTTCATCTGGAAGCGTTGGCCCGCTTGGGGCCGACCCCAATCCATCGCCGCTCGTTCGCCCCGGTACGCTTGGCGTATGAAGCGCGGGAAAACCTGATCGGTAGTTAGTCGCAAGGCTGATGTTTTACTCAAGGCCCGGTACAATCCGGGCCTTGTTGTCTTTACGTTTCTAGTTTCTAGACAGGATCACTATGCCGGCTTCATTCGTTCATCTACGCCTGCACACTGAATATTCCCTGGTCGACGGTCTGGTGCGGATCAAACCGCTGGTCAAGACCCTGGTCGGCATGAACATGCCTGCCGTGGCGGTCACCGACCAGAACAACATGTGTTCCCTGGTCAAATTCTATAAAGCTGCCATGGGCGCGGGGATCAAGCCGATCTGCGGCGCCGACCTGTGGCTGTCGAACAAGGATCCGGACAACGCCTTGAGCCGGATCAGCCTGCTGGCGATGAACGCCGTGGGTTATCGTAACCTGACCGAACTGATCTCCCGTGGTTTCATCGACGGTCAGCGCAATGGCTCGATCATCATCGAGCGTCAGTGGGTGGCCGAAGCCAGCGAAGGCTTGATCATGCTGTCGGCGGCGAAAGAGGGCGAGATCGGTCTGGCGATGCTCAGCGGCAACCCGGATGAAGCCGAAACCCTGGCACGCGAGTGGATGGCGGTGTTCCCGGATCGTTTCTATCTGGAAGTCCAGCGCACCAGCCGCCCCAATGACGAAGAGCAACTGCACGGCGCCGTGGCGCTGGCGGCGAAGATCGGCGCGCCGCTGGTGGCGACCAACGACGTGCGCTTCATCAAGCAGGAAGACTTCGAGGCCCACGAAACCCGCGTTTGCATCGGTGAGGGCCGCGCCCTCGACGATCCGCGGCGTTCGAAGAATTACAGCGATCAGCAATACCTCAAAAGCGCCGAGGAAATGGCCGAGCTGTTCAGCGACTTGCCCGAGGCGCTGGAAAACACCGTCGAAATCGCCAAGCGCTGCAACATCGACGTGAAACTGGGCAAGCACTTCCTGCCCAACTTCCCGATTCCCGATGGCATGACCATCGACGAGTACTTCCGCAAGGTTTCCTTCGACGGTCTGGAAGAACGCCTGACCGTTCTGCTGCCCAAAGACACCACCGAAGACTATGAAACCAAGCGCCAAGTCTATGTCGACCGGCTGAATTTCGAGCTGGATATCATCATCCAGATGGGCTTTCCCGGTTACTTCCTGATCGTGATGGACTTTATCCAGTGGGCCAAGAGCAACGGCGTGCCGGTAGGTCCGGGTCGTGGGTCGGGTGCCGGGTCGCTGGTGGCCTATGTGCAGAAGATCACCGACCTCGACCCGCTGGAATATGACCTGCTGTTCGAACGTTTCCTTAACCCGGAACGGGTATCCATGCCCGACTTCGACGTCGACTTCTGCATGGACGGCCGTGACCGGGTGATCGATTACGTGGCCGAGAAATACGGCCGTAACGCGGTGAGCCAGATCATCACCTTCGGTTCCATGGCGGCGAAAGCGGTGGTCCGTGACGTGGC
The window above is part of the Pseudomonas sp. B21-048 genome. Proteins encoded here:
- the bamA gene encoding outer membrane protein assembly factor BamA, translating into MKRLLLTAVLTVLMIAEVHAESFTISDIRVNGLQRVSAGSVFGALPLNVGEQADDRRLVESTRALFKTGFFQDIQLGRDGNVLVITVVERPSVASIEIEGNKAISTEDLMKGLKQSGLAEGEIFQRATLEGVRNELQRQYVAQGRYSATVDTEVVPQPRNRVGLKVNINEGTVAAIQHINVVGNTVFPDEDLIDLFELKTTNWLSFFKNDDKYAREKLSGDLERLRSYYLDRGYINMDIASTQVSITPDKKHVYITVNVNEGEKYTVRDVKLSGDLKVPEDQVKSLLLVQKGQVFSRKLMTTTSELITRRLGNEGYTFANVNGVPQPHDDDHTVDITFAVDPGKRAYVNRINFRGNTKSEDEVLRREMRQMEGGWASTYLIDQSKTRLERLGFFKEVNVETPAVPGVDDQVDVNYSVEEQASGSITASVGFAQSAGLILGGSITQNNFLGTGNKVSIGLTRSEYQSRYNFGYVDPYWTADGVSLGYNAFYRTTDYDDLDVDVASYAVDSLGAGVSVGYPISETSRLTFGLTAQQDDIKTGQYTVDEIFDFVNREGDSYLNFKASAGWSESTLNKGVLATRGRSQSLTLETTTPGSDLSFFKLDYRGQLFQPLSENYTMRLHTELGYGDGYGSTDGLPFYENYYAGGFNSVRGFKDSTLGPRSTPSTGKNPGTSVDPDQDPLPFGGNVLIQGGVEVLFPLPFVKDQRSLRTSVFWDVGNVFDSTCKETRNADGSKSNTQCNDISLSNMASSVGVGVTWVTALGPLSFALAMPIKKPDDAETQVFQFSLGQTF
- a CDS encoding OmpH family outer membrane protein → MRKLTQLVLLATVLVAGPAFADMKIAVLNYQMALLESDAAKKYAVDAEKKFGPQLTKLKSLESSAKGIQDRLMAGGDKMQQGERERLELEFKQKARDFQFQSKELNEAKAVADREMLKQLKPKLDSAVEEVIKKGAFDLVFERGAVIDVKPQYDITRQVIERMNQLK
- the lpxD gene encoding UDP-3-O-(3-hydroxymyristoyl)glucosamine N-acyltransferase translates to MTATIKLGQLAEFLGATLRGDPKKEITGLATLQEAGPAQLSFLANPQYRKYLADSQAAAVLLKAADAEGFAGDALVVPDPYLAYARVSHLFDPKPKAPAGIHPTAVVAVDAVVDPAASIGAFAVIESAARIGAGVTVGAHCFIGARCEIGEGGWLAPRVTLYHDVRIGKRVVIQSGAVLGGEGFGFANEKGIWQKIAQIGGVSIGDDVEIGVNTAIDRGALADTVIGNGVKLDNQIQIAHNVQVGDHTAMAACVGISGSTKIGKHCMLAGGVGLVGHIEICDNVFLTGMTMVTHSITEPGSYSSGTAMQPAAEWRKSAARIRQLDDIARRLRQLEKRVGDVTPDGNASSDG
- the fabZ gene encoding 3-hydroxyacyl-ACP dehydratase FabZ; the protein is MMDINEIREYLPHRYPFLLVDRVVDLDVEGKRIRAYKNVSINEPFFNGHFPAHPIMPGVLIIEAMAQAAGILGFKMLDVKPADGTLYYFVGSDKLRFRQPVLPGDQLILEAKFLSCKRQIWKFECQASVDGKPVCSAEIICAERKL
- the lpxA gene encoding acyl-ACP--UDP-N-acetylglucosamine O-acyltransferase, with translation MSLIDPRAIIDPTAILADDVEVGPWSIIGAGVEIGEGTVIGPHVILKGPTRIGKHNRIYQFSSVGEDTPDLKYKGEETRLVIGDHNVIREGVTIHRGTIQDRSETTLGDHNLIMAYAHIGHDSVIGNHCILVNNTALAGHVHVEDWAILSGFTLVHQYCHIGAHSFSGMGTAIGKDVPAYVTVFGNPAEARSMNFEGLRRRGFSEDAIHALRRAYKVVYRQGLTVEQALAELAEPSLQFPEVAVFRDSIQSSTRGITR
- the lpxB gene encoding lipid-A-disaccharide synthase, producing MANLRIALVAGEASGDILGAGLMRALKAQHPAVEFIGVGGPLMQAEGLTSYFPMERLSVMGLVEVLGRLRELLARRKKLIADLIAEKPDVFIGIDAPDFNLNIELKLRQAGIKTVHYVSPSVWAWRQKRVLKIREGCDLMLTLFPFEAKFYEEKGVPVRFVGHSLADAIPLEADRAAARAELGLPDGPLVALMPGSRGGEVGRLGALFLDTAQRLRAMRPGVRFVLPCASPQRRAQLEELLVGRDLPLTLLEGKSHLALAACDAVLIASGTATLEALLYKRPMVVAYRLAPLTFWILKRMVKSPYVSLPNLLAQRLLVPELLQDDATVEALAQTLSPLIEGGQEQTRGFDEIHRTLRLDASNQAADAVLNLIGRA
- the rnhB gene encoding ribonuclease HII; the protein is MSKASKQLGLDFMLVDELEDLVAGVDEVGRGPLCGAVVTAAVILDPSRPILGLNDSKKLTEARRDALYDEICEKALSWYVARAEVEEIDELNILHATMLAMQRAVEGLHIQPKLAMIDGNRCPKLSMRAEAVIQGDGKVPAIAAASILAKVSRDREMAAFELIYPGYGIGGHKGYPTPVHLEALARLGPTPIHRRSFAPVRLAYEARENLIGS